The Candidatus Bathyarchaeum sp. genome contains the following window.
GGAACAAATCGAACAAATAAACGAAGTAATAGGATACATCCGAACCAACCCAAACGTCGTAAGCGCAAATGCTCTGATTGTATGGGAAATGGAACCAGTTGACCACCTTGAAAACCTAACATTCGAAGAATACGAGGGATAATCAATGGATGAAACAAACCAAAAAATTGCAAAAATCTTGATTCATAACGCAAGAATCCCCTTTTCCAAAATCGCTGAAGAACTTGGGATTTCCACTAAAAAAGTAATAAACAGATACAACAAAATGAAAGAACTACTACCCCACTCAACCATAACAATAGACCTAGAAAAACTGGGATACATCGGCACCGCAATCATGAGAATAA
Protein-coding sequences here:
- a CDS encoding Lrp/AsnC family transcriptional regulator → MDETNQKIAKILIHNARIPFSKIAEELGISTKKVINRYNKMKELLPHSTITIDLEKLGYIGTAIMRIKISYNHKLDKVYQTVSQTQNVIVAMKHYGPFELTAIVPFKDL